A region from the Triticum urartu cultivar G1812 chromosome 1, Tu2.1, whole genome shotgun sequence genome encodes:
- the LOC125547172 gene encoding nitrogen regulatory protein P-II homolog: MSPATSSAVGTLSGGLLPHAAHRRRPFPTARLLPPRWSRLQANAARHRRPATPARAQSAPSPGYLPDSEFYKIEAILRPWRVPHVSSGLLEMGIRGVTVSDVRGYGAQGGSTERYEGSEFSEDTFIAKVKMEIVVCKEQVEPVIDKIIEKARTGEIGDGKIFLIPVADVVRVRTGERGVHAERMIGGLSDKLPPVITIS; the protein is encoded by the exons ATGTCGCCGGCGACCTCTTCCGCGGTGGGTACCCTATCCGGCGGCCTCCTCCCCCACGCTGCACATCGCCGGCGACCCTTCCCAACCGCCCGCCTCCTCCCGCCGCGCTGGTCTAGGCTCCAGGCCAACGCGGCCCGTCATCGCCGCCCGGCCACTCCCGCGCGCGCCCAGAGCGCTCCCTCCCCAG GGTACCTGCCGGACTCGGAGTTCTACAAGATCGAGGCCATCCTGAG GCCATGGAGGGTGCCGCATGTCTCGTCG GGTTTGCTAGAAATGGGGATCAGAGGCGTGACGGTGTCGGATGTGCGGGGTTATGGGGCGCAGGGTGGGTCCACGGAGCGGTATGAAG GGTCAGAATTTTCAGAAGATACATTTATTGCTAAAGTTAAAATGGAAATAGTCGTGTGCAAGGAGCAG GTGGAGCCAGTAATTGACAAAATAATTGAAAAGGCCAGAACTGGAGAAATTGGCGATGGGAAGATATTCT TGATACCCGTCGCGGACGTTGTAAGGGTACGCACCGGCGAACGGGGAGTGCACGCGGAGAGGATGATCGGCGGTCTGTCAGACAAGCTGCCCCCGGTGATCACAATCTCATGA
- the LOC125556405 gene encoding transcription factor MYB2-like gives MDMDKEYYKACMGMEALPMSPAGFSAVTTEAAMAVATASEDEGDLKRGPWTAEEDMLLVDYISKHGEGRWNSLARCAGLRRTGKSCRLRWLNYLRPDVRRGNITPEEQLLILDLHSRWGNRWSKIAQRLPGRTDNEVKNYWRTRVQKHAKQLHCDVNSDRFRDVVRQVWMPRLLERIQAESSSSAAAAAAGVGVPALTRAMSSPAGASQYHCFDHASSGGPSRKVAVTMSPDTSSTLRSSLSPAETSHGAHFPAWGAATATANVDGSMMQCAGREGGAIGGDQYVIHGDSLSGSWSELLAATDIPDFEFGNFDDNLWSLEDIYC, from the exons ATGGACATGGACAAGGAGTACTACAAGGCCTGCATGGGCATGGAGGCGCTGCCGATGAGCCCGGCCGGTTTTTCGGCGGTGACGACAGAGGCGGCCATGGCAGTGGCGACGGCAAGCGAGGACGAGGGCGACCTGAAGAGGGGCCCGTGGACGGCGGAGGAGGACATGCTCCTCGTCGACTACATCTCCAAGCACGGCGAGGGGCGCTGGAACTCGCTCGCTCGATGCGCAG GCCTGAGGCGCACTGGGAAGAGCTGCCGGCTCCGGTGGCTGAACTACCTCCGCCCCGACGTCCGGCGCGGCAACATCACGCCGGAGGAGCAGCTGCTGATCCTGGACCTGCACTCCCGGTGGGGCAACCGGTGGTCCAAGATCGCGCAGCGCCTCCCGGGGAGGACGGACAACGAGGTCAAGAACTACTGGCGGACCAGGGTGCAGAAGCACGCCAAGCAGCTCCACTGCGACGTCAACAGCGACCGCTTCCGCGACGTCGTCAGGCAAGTCTGGATGCCGCGCCTCCTCGAGCGCATCCAGGCCGAaagctcctcctccgccgccgccgccgctgcaggCGTGGGTGTTCCGGCGCTGACAAGGGCGATGAGCTCGCCGGCCGGTGCATCACAGTACCACTGCTTCGATCACGCGAGCAGCGGGGGGCCGAGCCGGAAGGTGGCGGTGACCATGAGCCCTGACACCTCGAGCACGCTCCGGTCTTCTCTGTCACCGGCGGAGACGTCGCACGGAGCCCATTTCCCAGCGTGGGGCGCTGCCACTGCCACGGCGAACGTTGATGGCTCGATGATGCAGTGCGCCGGCCGCGAGGGTGGGGCCATAGGCGGCGATCAGTACGTCATCCACGGCGACAGCCTCAGCGGGAGCTGGTCGGAGCTCCTCGCCGCCACCGATATCCCGGACTTTGAGTTCGGAAATTTCGACGACAACTTGTGGAGCCTAGAGGACATTTACTGCTGA